A stretch of Lathyrus oleraceus cultivar Zhongwan6 chromosome 6, CAAS_Psat_ZW6_1.0, whole genome shotgun sequence DNA encodes these proteins:
- the LOC127096482 gene encoding uncharacterized protein LOC127096482, with protein sequence MASSSSCSTKVSMKLLIDTKNEKVLFVEASKPVIDFLFNLLCLPIGTVVKLLSANNMVGSLGNLYQSVENLNQDYMQPFQTKDFLLNPKAQSSSTEISGFLTQNNVNEDDDIKTRLYMCPNKCKFEVTNDNKTRCSAHSDSKYVCTSSGFYDEYDEYTQCRSKMNHEVAFVGISKVGEKKISTNIKNGFVKDVVTFMVMDDLVIQPMSTISSITLLNKFNVKEIDTLQEKVVEMGMDEVKTTNLVTCTNF encoded by the coding sequence ATGGCTTCTTCTTCCTCTTGTTCCACCAAAGTGTCTATGAAACTTCTTATTGACACAAAGAATGAGAAAGTTCTTTTTGTCGAAGCTTCAAAACCTGTCATAGACTTTCTCTTCAACTTGCTATGCTTGCCTATTGGTACTGTAGTTAAGCTGCTAAGTGCGAACAACATGGTAGGTAGCTTAGGAAATCTGTATCAGAGCGTTGAAAATCTGAACCAGGATTACATGCAACCATTTCAAACTAAGGATTTTCTCTTAAACCCAAAAGCTCAAAGCTCTTCCACTGAAATCTCAGGATTTCTTACCCAGAACAATGTCAATGAAGATGATGATATAAAAACCAGACTATATATGTGTCCAAATAAGTGTAAGTTTGAGGTGACAAATGATAACAAAACTAGATGTTCTGCTCATTCTGACTCTAAGTACGTGTGTACTTCCTCTGGTTTTTATGATGAGTACGACGAGTATACTCAGTGCAGGAGCAAAATGAACCATGAAGTAGCTTTTGTCGGAATTAGTAAGGTTGGTGAAAAGAAAATTTCCACAAATATTAAGAATGGGTTTGTGAAAGATGTTGTAACTTTTATGGTGATGGATGATTTGGTTATTCAGCCAATGTCAACCATATCAAGCATCACACTGTTGAACAAGTTCAATGTGAAAGAAATTGATACCTTACAAGAAAAGGTTGTTGAAATGGGGATGGATGAGGTAAAAACAACAAACCTTGTCACGTGTACAAATTTCTGA